A genomic region of Thermodesulfobium narugense DSM 14796 contains the following coding sequences:
- a CDS encoding TIGR02530 family flagellar biosynthesis protein — protein sequence MKIDKIQGQGTSNSSFPKLQSDSSFAQILNSELSNINLTNHASKRLESRGISLSSQDISKMNYAMEKLSKKGSRESLVLMDNRAFVVNPKSKTIITAVSQENLKDNVFTNIDSAIIL from the coding sequence ATGAAGATAGATAAAATTCAAGGACAAGGCACTTCTAATAGCAGTTTTCCAAAACTTCAGTCAGATTCAAGTTTTGCCCAGATTTTAAACAGTGAACTTAGTAACATAAACCTTACAAATCACGCCTCAAAGCGCCTTGAATCAAGAGGTATAAGTCTTAGTTCTCAAGATATTTCAAAGATGAACTATGCTATGGAAAAGCTTTCAAAAAAAGGTTCAAGAGAATCTCTTGTGCTTATGGACAACAGGGCTTTTGTAGTCAATCCTAAAAGCAAAACTATTATAACTGCTGTAAGCCAGGAGAATTTAAAGGATAA
- a CDS encoding flagellar hook capping FlgD N-terminal domain-containing protein, whose translation MSVSSVGSTSNSTSASSNTSSSSSANSLASTNAFLTLLIAQLKNQDPLDAMSTNEFMNELSALTTTQQMTNMSNSVQNSMTNINNLYATNLIGKKIQYTAADNSTQSATVTQVTIKNGNPSLVLDNGSTINLSSVVSVS comes from the coding sequence ATGTCAGTTTCAAGCGTTGGTTCAACGAGTAATAGTACTAGTGCAAGTTCTAATACCAGTTCAAGTTCGAGCGCTAATAGCCTGGCAAGCACCAATGCTTTTTTGACCCTTTTAATTGCTCAGCTAAAAAATCAGGATCCTCTTGACGCTATGAGCACAAACGAGTTTATGAACGAGTTATCAGCTCTTACTACCACACAACAAATGACAAACATGAGTAATTCCGTACAAAATTCTATGACAAACATAAACAATCTGTATGCTACCAACTTAATAGGTAAAAAAATTCAGTATACCGCTGCTGACAACAGCACACAAAGCGCTACAGTTACCCAGGTTACTATAAAAAATGGAAATCCTTCTTTGGTATTAGATAACGGTTCTACTATAAATCTTTCGAGCGTAGTAAGCGTTTCATGA